The stretch of DNA CACAGTGCCCACAGGCTGACGATGCCGCGTACCGAGGTGTGCAGGTCGAACCAGGTGTCTTCGCTGGCGATGCCGGTGGCCCACTGCAGGCCCTGGAAACTGACGCTGGCCGGCGCGGTGTCGCCGCTCAGGCGCTGCCACAGGTCCAGCGCCGGCCAGCCGAGGCAGGTCAGCAGCGCGCAGCAGCCCGCCAGGTAGCGGTATTCGGCGCGGCTGTTGCGCAGCAGCGTGAGGACGATGGCGGTGGCGCCGCCGATCAGCAGGCCCTGCCACAGGAAGTGCATCAGCGTCAGGCCGAGGGCGAGGATGAAGGCGCTCATTTGTCCGAGTCCTTCAACATTTTTTCGATCTCGTCGCGTTCCTTTTTGGAGATGCCGCTGCGCAGCGCGGCCAGCACCAGCGCCTTGGCCGAGCCGGCGAACGCTTTCTGCATCAGGTCCTTGAGCAGGCTGCTTTGCAGCGTGTCCTGCGCCTGTGCCGGCGCGTAGATATGCGAGCGCTGGCTTTCGTCGCGGGTCAGGATGCCCTTGGTGTGCATGATCTGCATCAGGCGCAGCACGGTGCCGTAGGCCAGGTCCGGCTTGTCGGCCAACATGGCCTCGTGCACCTGCTTGGCGGTGGCCGCGCCGAGCGGCCACAAAGCTTGCAGCAATTCCAGTTCGCCGGCGGTAGGTTTCGGGATGCTCATGGCTTCTCCAGATCAATCGATGATCGTAGATTAGCCGT from Duganella dendranthematis encodes:
- a CDS encoding BlaI/MecI/CopY family transcriptional regulator yields the protein MSIPKPTAGELELLQALWPLGAATAKQVHEAMLADKPDLAYGTVLRLMQIMHTKGILTRDESQRSHIYAPAQAQDTLQSSLLKDLMQKAFAGSAKALVLAALRSGISKKERDEIEKMLKDSDK